In Tachyglossus aculeatus isolate mTacAcu1 chromosome 10, mTacAcu1.pri, whole genome shotgun sequence, the following proteins share a genomic window:
- the LOC119933266 gene encoding zinc finger protein 729-like isoform X1 has product MLPESPERALHPLVQVLETQMEPPRMKLGEDISPGYKFVSPASGSVPRSAPLFNKTLKQLQEPSPPAAESKKTQRGADPGVARALLNPPDWPGDTGTWDQTKHLNRGEAVSLLEDVTQIQQEKVLDVLWIPGLPHQGSKNDLEEASSLLPDGSQAVLFEDVAVSFSREEWECLDPSQKALYQDVMGENYGNVVLLGIPCPKVDLRTWIEFSEEPGGPNFPTVEEGESARAASTAGSPRESHNKIPQGKETVGTPKQCQGGAPAQDLPGGVWEDEPDLSRKKSGLPSFLESPQGDTSEQGGVTRSHQMVCLASQQRDPRGGSPRECGKGSSQKSNLTLHPRTHTREKPFKRPKSGEGFSRSAKLSKHQLIRSGEEPFLCDCGIRFSQKPKLILHQGTQGEEKAYRCECRSGFHQKSNLSLRGRPPVAGKLYKCPSCGKGFSQSCNLAMHQRIHKEERSYPCHCGKSFSQKLKLIQHQRSHAGGRRYTCPDGGKGFSQKSKLVQHQRKHMEECGKRLKEEGNLVQHQRTHMGKEPYKCSGCEKGFSHSSNLSKHQCVHNGEKPHKCPTFEEGFSQTSNHQCVHFGEKPHKCPRCGEHFSHNSNLSEHQCIHTGEKPYKCPRCGEDFSHSSNLSEHQCIHTGEKPYKCPRCGEDFSHSSNLSEHQCIHTGEKPYKCPRCGEHFSHNANLSEHQCIHTGEKPYKCPRCGEDFSHSSNLSEHQCIHTGEKPYKCPRCGEDFSHSSNLSKHQCVDNGEKPHKCPTCGEGFSHSSNLSKHQCSHTGEKPYKCPRCGEGFSCSSNLSKHQCVLNGEKPHKCPRCGEHFSHSSNLSEHQCVHTGEKPYKCPRCGEHFSHNSNLSEHQCIHTGEKPYKCPRCGEDFSHSSNLSEHQCIHTGEKPYKCPRCGEDFSHSSNLSEHQCIHTGEKPYKCPRCGEDFSHSSNLSKHQCVDNGEKPHKCPTCGEGFSHSSNLSKHQCSHTGEKPYKCPRCGEGFSCSSNLSKHQCVLNGEKPHKCPRCGEHFSHSSNLSEHQCVHTGEKPYKCPRCGEDFSHSSNLSEHQCIHTGEKPYKCPRCGEDFSHSSNLSEHQCIHTGEKPYKCPRCGEDFSHSSNLSEHQCIHTGEKPYKCPRCGEDFSHSSNLSEHQCIHTGEKPYKCPRCGEDFSHSSNLSKHQCVDNREKPHKCPTCGEGFSHSSNLSKHQCSHTGEKPYKCPRCGEGFSCSSNLSKHQCVLNGEKPHKCPRCGEHFSHSSNLSEHQCVHTGEKPYKCPRCGEHFSHNSNLSEHQCIHTGEKPYKCPRCGEDFSHSSNLSEHQCIHTGEKPYKCPRCGEDFSHSSNLSEHQCIHTGEKPYKCPRCGEDFSHSSNLSKHQCVDNREKPHKCPTCGEGFSHSSNLSKHQCSHTGEKPYKCPRCGEGFSCSSNLSKHQCVLNGEKPHKCPRCGEHFSHSSNLSEHQCVHTGEKPYKCPRCGEGFSCSSNLTKHQCVHNGEKPHKCPTCGEGFSQTSNLSKHQCIHTAEKPYICPRCGEGFSCNSNLSKHQCVLNGEKPH; this is encoded by the exons ATGTTACCAGAGTCACCGGAGAGAGCTTTGCATCCCTTGGTCCAGGTTTTGGAGACACAGATGGAACCTCCAAGGATGAAGTTGGGGGAGGACATCTCGCCAGGATACAAATTTGTCTCACCAGCGAGTGGCTCGGTACCGAGAAGTGCCCCCCTTTTCAACAAGACCCTCAAACAACTCCAGGAGCCCTCACCTCCCGCGGCTGAGAGCAAAAAGACTCAAAGAGGAGCTGATCCCGGGGTTGCCAGAGCACTTTTGAACCCTCCCGACTGGCCCGGAGACACGGGAACTTGGGATCAGACGAAGCATTTGAACAGAGGCGAGGCGGTATCTCTGCTGGAGGATGTGACCCAAATTCAGCAGGAGAAAG TTTTAGATGTTCTCTGGATTCCTGGCCTGCCTCATCAAGGGAGCAAGAATGACTTAGAGGAAGCATCCTCCCTTCTTCCAGATGGGTCTCAG GCGGTGCTGTTTGAGGATGTAGCTGTGTCTTTTTCCCGGGAGGAGTGGGAGTGCTTGGATCCCTCTCAGAAGGCCCTCTACCAGGACGTCATGGGGGAAAACTACGGGAATGTGGTGCTTCTGG GAATTCCATGTCCTAAAGTGGATCTGAGGACCTGGATAGAGTTCAGTGAAGAACCAGGTGGTCCCAACTTCCCCACGGTCGAGGAAGGGGAGAGTGCAAGAGCAGCTTCAACAG CAGGAAGCCCAAGGGAGAGTCATAACAAAATTCCTCAGGGCAAGGAAACTGTAGGGACACCCAAACAGTGCCAAGGAGGGGCACCTGCTCAAGACCTCCCCGGGGGAGTCTGGGAGGATGAGCCAGACCTTAGCAGGAAGAAGTCgggcctcccttccttccttgaaAGCCCTCAGGGAGACACGTCGGAGCAGGGAGGCGTAACGAGGAGCCACCAGATGGTCTGCCTCGCCAGTCAGCAGAGAGACCCCCGAGGAGGGAGCCCCCGCGAGTGTGGGAAAGGCTCCAGCCAGAAATCTAACCTCACCCTCCACCCGAGGACCCACACAAGAGAAAAGCCCTTCAAACGCCCCAAATCTGGGGAAGGCTTCAGTCGGAGCGCAAAGCTTTCTAAACATCAGCTCATCCGCTCGGGAGAGGAGCCTTTTCTCTGTGACTGTGGTATACGTTTCTCTCAGAAACCCAAACTCATCCTGCACCAGGGGACTCAAGGGGAAGAGAAAGCCTACAGGTGTGAATGCAGAAGCGGCTTCCATCAGAAATCAAACCTCTCCCTGCGTGGGAGGCCTCCCGTGGCAGGGAAACTCTACAAGTGCCCCAGCTGTGGAAAAGGATTCAGTCAGAGCTGCAACCTGGCCATGCACCAGAGAATCCACAAAGAAGAGAGGTCCTATCCATGTCACTGTGGGAAAAGCTTTTCTCAGAAATTAAAGCTAATCCAACACCAGAGGTCTCACGCAGGAGGGAGACGGTACACATGCCCTGACGGTGGCAAGGGATTCAGTCAAAAATCCAAACTTGTCCAGCACCAGaggaagcacatggaagagtgtGGAAAGAGATTGAAAGAGGAAGGTAACCTGGTTCAGCACCAGAGAACTCACATGGGAAAGGAACCCTACAAGTGCTCCGGCTGTGAAAAAGGCTTCAGCCATAGCTCCAACCTCTCCAAACATCAGTGCGTCCACAATGGAGAAAAACCTCACAAATGCCCCACGTTTGAGGAAGGTTTCAGCCAGACCTCCAACCATCAGTGTGTCCACTTTGGAGAGAAACCTCACAAATGCCCCAGATGTGGGGAACACTTCAGCCATAACTCCAACCTCTCCGAACATCAGTGCATCCACACTGGAGAGAAACCTTACAAATGTCCCAGGTGTGGGGAAGATTTCAGCCATAGCTCCAACCTCTCCGAACATCAGTGCATCCACACTGGAGAGAAACCTTACAAATGTCCCAGGTGTGGGGAAGATTTCAGCCATAGCTCCAACCTCTCCGAACATCAGTGCATCCACACTGGAGAGAAACCTTACAAATGTCCCAGGTGTGGGGAACACTTCAGCCATAACGCCAACCTCTCCGAACATCAGTGCATCCACACTGGAGAGAAACCTTACAAATGTCCCAGGTGTGGGGAAGATTTCAGCCATAGCTCCAACCTCTCCGAACATCAGTGCATCCACACTGGAGAGAAACCTTACAAATGTCCCAGGTGTGGGGAAGATTTCAGCCATAGCTCCAACCTCTCCAAACATCAATGTGTCGACAATGGAGAGAAACCTCACAAATGCCCCACGTGTGGGGAAGGTTTCAGCCATAGCTCCAACCTCTCCAAGCATCAGTGCAGCCACACTGGAGAGAAACCTTATAAGTGTCCCAGGTGTGGGGAAGGTTTCAGCTGTAGCTCCAACCTTTCCAAACATCAGTGTGTCCTCAATGGAGAGAAACCTCATAAGTGCCCCAGGTGTGGGGAACACTTCAGCCATAGCTCCAACCTCTCCGAACATCAGTGCGTCCACACTGGAGAGAAACCTTACAAATGTCCCAGGTGTGGGGAACACTTCAGCCATAACTCCAACCTCTCCGAACACCAGTGCATCCACACTGGAGAGAAACCTTACAAATGTCCCAGGTGTGGGGAAGATTTCAGCCATAGCTCCAACCTCTCCGAACATCAGTGCATCCACACTGGAGAGAAACCTTACAAATGTCCCAGGTGTGGGGAAGATTTCAGCCATAGCTCCAACCTCTCCGAACATCAGTGCATCCACACTGGAGAGAAACCTTACAAATGTCCCAGGTGTGGGGAAGATTTCAGCCATAGCTCCAACCTCTCCAAACATCAATGTGTCGACAATGGAGAGAAACCTCACAAATGCCCCACGTGTGGGGAAGGTTTCAGCCATAGCTCCAACCTCTCCAAGCATCAGTGCAGCCACACTGGAGAGAAACCTTATAAGTGTCCCAGGTGTGGGGAAGGTTTCAGCTGTAGCTCCAACCTTTCCAAACATCAGTGTGTCCTCAATGGAGAGAAACCTCATAAGTGCCCCAGGTGTGGGGAACACTTCAGCCATAGCTCCAACCTCTCCGAACATCAGTGCGTCCACACTGGAGAGAAACCTTACAAATGTCCCAGGTGTGGGGAAGATTTCAGCCATAGCTCCAACCTCTCCGAACATCAGTGCATCCACACTGGAGAGAAACCTTACAAATGTCCCAGGTGTGGGGAAGATTTCAGCCATAGCTCCAACCTCTCCGAACATCAGTGCATCCACACTGGAGAGAAACCTTACAAATGTCCCAGGTGTGGGGAAGATTTCAGCCATAGCTCCAACCTCTCCGAACATCAGTGCATCCACACTGGAGAGAAACCTTACAAATGTCCCAGGTGTGGGGAAGACTTCAGCCATAGCTCCAACCTCTCCGAACATCAGTGCATCCACACTGGAGAGAAACCTTACAAATGTCCCAGGTGTGGGGAAGATTTCAGCCATAGCTCCAACCTCTCCAAACATCAATGTGTCGACAATAGAGAGAAACCTCACAAATGCCCCACGTGTGGGGAAGGTTTCAGCCATAGCTCCAACCTCTCCAAGCATCAGTGCAGCCACACTGGAGAGAAACCTTATAAGTGTCCCAGGTGTGGGGAAGGTTTCAGCTGTAGCTCCAACCTTTCCAAACATCAGTGTGTCCTCAATGGAGAGAAACCTCATAAATGCCCCAGGTGTGGGGAACACTTCAGCCATAGCTCCAACCTCTCCGAACATCAGTGCGTCCACACTGGAGAGAAACCTTACAAATGTCCCAGGTGTGGGGAACACTTCAGCCATAACTCCAACCTCTCCGAACATCAGTGCATCCACACTGGAGAGAAACCTTACAAATGTCCCAGGTGTGGGGAAGATTTCAGCCATAGCTCCAACCTCTCCGAACATCAGTGCATCCACACTGGAGAGAAACCTTACAAATGTCCCAGGTGTGGGGAAGATTTCAGCCATAGCTCCAACCTCTCCGAACATCAGTGCATCCACACTGGAGAGAAACCTTACAAATGTCCCAGGTGTGGGGAAGATTTCAGCCATAGCTCCAACCTCTCCAAACATCAATGTGTCGACAATAGAGAGAAACCTCACAAATGCCCCACGTGTGGGGAAGGTTTCAGCCATAGCTCCAACCTCTCCAAGCATCAGTGCAGCCACACTGGAGAGAAACCTTATAAGTGTCCCAGGTGTGGGGAAGGTTTCAGCTGTAGCTCCAACCTTTCCAAACATCAGTGTGTCCTCAATGGAGAGAAACCTCATAAGTGCCCCAGGTGTGGGGAACACTTCAGCCATAGCTCCAACCTCTCCGAACATCAGTGCGTCCACACTGGAGAGAAACCTTACAAATGTCCCAG GTGTGGGGAAGGTTTCAGCTGTAGCTCCAACCTCACCAAACATCAGTGTGTCCACAATGGAGAGAAACCTCACAAATGTCCCACGTGTGGGGAAGGTTTCAGTCAGACCTCCAACCTCTCCAAGCATCAGTGCATCCACACTGCAGAGAAACCTTATATATGTCCCAGGTGTGGGGAAGGTTTCAGCTGTAATTCCAACCTTTCCAAACATCAGTGTGTCCTTAATGGAGAGAAACCTCATTAG
- the LOC119933266 gene encoding zinc finger protein 729-like isoform X2 — protein MLPESPERALHPLVQVLETQMEPPRMKLGEDISPGYKFVSPASGSVPRSAPLFNKTLKQLQEPSPPAAESKKTQRGADPGVARALLNPPDWPGDTGTWDQTKHLNRGEAVSLLEDVTQIQQEKVLDVLWIPGLPHQGSKNDLEEASSLLPDGSQAVLFEDVAVSFSREEWECLDPSQKALYQDVMGENYGNVVLLGIPCPKVDLRTWIEFSEEPGGPNFPTVEEGESARAASTGSPRESHNKIPQGKETVGTPKQCQGGAPAQDLPGGVWEDEPDLSRKKSGLPSFLESPQGDTSEQGGVTRSHQMVCLASQQRDPRGGSPRECGKGSSQKSNLTLHPRTHTREKPFKRPKSGEGFSRSAKLSKHQLIRSGEEPFLCDCGIRFSQKPKLILHQGTQGEEKAYRCECRSGFHQKSNLSLRGRPPVAGKLYKCPSCGKGFSQSCNLAMHQRIHKEERSYPCHCGKSFSQKLKLIQHQRSHAGGRRYTCPDGGKGFSQKSKLVQHQRKHMEECGKRLKEEGNLVQHQRTHMGKEPYKCSGCEKGFSHSSNLSKHQCVHNGEKPHKCPTFEEGFSQTSNHQCVHFGEKPHKCPRCGEHFSHNSNLSEHQCIHTGEKPYKCPRCGEDFSHSSNLSEHQCIHTGEKPYKCPRCGEDFSHSSNLSEHQCIHTGEKPYKCPRCGEHFSHNANLSEHQCIHTGEKPYKCPRCGEDFSHSSNLSEHQCIHTGEKPYKCPRCGEDFSHSSNLSKHQCVDNGEKPHKCPTCGEGFSHSSNLSKHQCSHTGEKPYKCPRCGEGFSCSSNLSKHQCVLNGEKPHKCPRCGEHFSHSSNLSEHQCVHTGEKPYKCPRCGEHFSHNSNLSEHQCIHTGEKPYKCPRCGEDFSHSSNLSEHQCIHTGEKPYKCPRCGEDFSHSSNLSEHQCIHTGEKPYKCPRCGEDFSHSSNLSKHQCVDNGEKPHKCPTCGEGFSHSSNLSKHQCSHTGEKPYKCPRCGEGFSCSSNLSKHQCVLNGEKPHKCPRCGEHFSHSSNLSEHQCVHTGEKPYKCPRCGEDFSHSSNLSEHQCIHTGEKPYKCPRCGEDFSHSSNLSEHQCIHTGEKPYKCPRCGEDFSHSSNLSEHQCIHTGEKPYKCPRCGEDFSHSSNLSEHQCIHTGEKPYKCPRCGEDFSHSSNLSKHQCVDNREKPHKCPTCGEGFSHSSNLSKHQCSHTGEKPYKCPRCGEGFSCSSNLSKHQCVLNGEKPHKCPRCGEHFSHSSNLSEHQCVHTGEKPYKCPRCGEHFSHNSNLSEHQCIHTGEKPYKCPRCGEDFSHSSNLSEHQCIHTGEKPYKCPRCGEDFSHSSNLSEHQCIHTGEKPYKCPRCGEDFSHSSNLSKHQCVDNREKPHKCPTCGEGFSHSSNLSKHQCSHTGEKPYKCPRCGEGFSCSSNLSKHQCVLNGEKPHKCPRCGEHFSHSSNLSEHQCVHTGEKPYKCPRCGEGFSCSSNLTKHQCVHNGEKPHKCPTCGEGFSQTSNLSKHQCIHTAEKPYICPRCGEGFSCNSNLSKHQCVLNGEKPH, from the exons ATGTTACCAGAGTCACCGGAGAGAGCTTTGCATCCCTTGGTCCAGGTTTTGGAGACACAGATGGAACCTCCAAGGATGAAGTTGGGGGAGGACATCTCGCCAGGATACAAATTTGTCTCACCAGCGAGTGGCTCGGTACCGAGAAGTGCCCCCCTTTTCAACAAGACCCTCAAACAACTCCAGGAGCCCTCACCTCCCGCGGCTGAGAGCAAAAAGACTCAAAGAGGAGCTGATCCCGGGGTTGCCAGAGCACTTTTGAACCCTCCCGACTGGCCCGGAGACACGGGAACTTGGGATCAGACGAAGCATTTGAACAGAGGCGAGGCGGTATCTCTGCTGGAGGATGTGACCCAAATTCAGCAGGAGAAAG TTTTAGATGTTCTCTGGATTCCTGGCCTGCCTCATCAAGGGAGCAAGAATGACTTAGAGGAAGCATCCTCCCTTCTTCCAGATGGGTCTCAG GCGGTGCTGTTTGAGGATGTAGCTGTGTCTTTTTCCCGGGAGGAGTGGGAGTGCTTGGATCCCTCTCAGAAGGCCCTCTACCAGGACGTCATGGGGGAAAACTACGGGAATGTGGTGCTTCTGG GAATTCCATGTCCTAAAGTGGATCTGAGGACCTGGATAGAGTTCAGTGAAGAACCAGGTGGTCCCAACTTCCCCACGGTCGAGGAAGGGGAGAGTGCAAGAGCAGCTTCAACAG GAAGCCCAAGGGAGAGTCATAACAAAATTCCTCAGGGCAAGGAAACTGTAGGGACACCCAAACAGTGCCAAGGAGGGGCACCTGCTCAAGACCTCCCCGGGGGAGTCTGGGAGGATGAGCCAGACCTTAGCAGGAAGAAGTCgggcctcccttccttccttgaaAGCCCTCAGGGAGACACGTCGGAGCAGGGAGGCGTAACGAGGAGCCACCAGATGGTCTGCCTCGCCAGTCAGCAGAGAGACCCCCGAGGAGGGAGCCCCCGCGAGTGTGGGAAAGGCTCCAGCCAGAAATCTAACCTCACCCTCCACCCGAGGACCCACACAAGAGAAAAGCCCTTCAAACGCCCCAAATCTGGGGAAGGCTTCAGTCGGAGCGCAAAGCTTTCTAAACATCAGCTCATCCGCTCGGGAGAGGAGCCTTTTCTCTGTGACTGTGGTATACGTTTCTCTCAGAAACCCAAACTCATCCTGCACCAGGGGACTCAAGGGGAAGAGAAAGCCTACAGGTGTGAATGCAGAAGCGGCTTCCATCAGAAATCAAACCTCTCCCTGCGTGGGAGGCCTCCCGTGGCAGGGAAACTCTACAAGTGCCCCAGCTGTGGAAAAGGATTCAGTCAGAGCTGCAACCTGGCCATGCACCAGAGAATCCACAAAGAAGAGAGGTCCTATCCATGTCACTGTGGGAAAAGCTTTTCTCAGAAATTAAAGCTAATCCAACACCAGAGGTCTCACGCAGGAGGGAGACGGTACACATGCCCTGACGGTGGCAAGGGATTCAGTCAAAAATCCAAACTTGTCCAGCACCAGaggaagcacatggaagagtgtGGAAAGAGATTGAAAGAGGAAGGTAACCTGGTTCAGCACCAGAGAACTCACATGGGAAAGGAACCCTACAAGTGCTCCGGCTGTGAAAAAGGCTTCAGCCATAGCTCCAACCTCTCCAAACATCAGTGCGTCCACAATGGAGAAAAACCTCACAAATGCCCCACGTTTGAGGAAGGTTTCAGCCAGACCTCCAACCATCAGTGTGTCCACTTTGGAGAGAAACCTCACAAATGCCCCAGATGTGGGGAACACTTCAGCCATAACTCCAACCTCTCCGAACATCAGTGCATCCACACTGGAGAGAAACCTTACAAATGTCCCAGGTGTGGGGAAGATTTCAGCCATAGCTCCAACCTCTCCGAACATCAGTGCATCCACACTGGAGAGAAACCTTACAAATGTCCCAGGTGTGGGGAAGATTTCAGCCATAGCTCCAACCTCTCCGAACATCAGTGCATCCACACTGGAGAGAAACCTTACAAATGTCCCAGGTGTGGGGAACACTTCAGCCATAACGCCAACCTCTCCGAACATCAGTGCATCCACACTGGAGAGAAACCTTACAAATGTCCCAGGTGTGGGGAAGATTTCAGCCATAGCTCCAACCTCTCCGAACATCAGTGCATCCACACTGGAGAGAAACCTTACAAATGTCCCAGGTGTGGGGAAGATTTCAGCCATAGCTCCAACCTCTCCAAACATCAATGTGTCGACAATGGAGAGAAACCTCACAAATGCCCCACGTGTGGGGAAGGTTTCAGCCATAGCTCCAACCTCTCCAAGCATCAGTGCAGCCACACTGGAGAGAAACCTTATAAGTGTCCCAGGTGTGGGGAAGGTTTCAGCTGTAGCTCCAACCTTTCCAAACATCAGTGTGTCCTCAATGGAGAGAAACCTCATAAGTGCCCCAGGTGTGGGGAACACTTCAGCCATAGCTCCAACCTCTCCGAACATCAGTGCGTCCACACTGGAGAGAAACCTTACAAATGTCCCAGGTGTGGGGAACACTTCAGCCATAACTCCAACCTCTCCGAACACCAGTGCATCCACACTGGAGAGAAACCTTACAAATGTCCCAGGTGTGGGGAAGATTTCAGCCATAGCTCCAACCTCTCCGAACATCAGTGCATCCACACTGGAGAGAAACCTTACAAATGTCCCAGGTGTGGGGAAGATTTCAGCCATAGCTCCAACCTCTCCGAACATCAGTGCATCCACACTGGAGAGAAACCTTACAAATGTCCCAGGTGTGGGGAAGATTTCAGCCATAGCTCCAACCTCTCCAAACATCAATGTGTCGACAATGGAGAGAAACCTCACAAATGCCCCACGTGTGGGGAAGGTTTCAGCCATAGCTCCAACCTCTCCAAGCATCAGTGCAGCCACACTGGAGAGAAACCTTATAAGTGTCCCAGGTGTGGGGAAGGTTTCAGCTGTAGCTCCAACCTTTCCAAACATCAGTGTGTCCTCAATGGAGAGAAACCTCATAAGTGCCCCAGGTGTGGGGAACACTTCAGCCATAGCTCCAACCTCTCCGAACATCAGTGCGTCCACACTGGAGAGAAACCTTACAAATGTCCCAGGTGTGGGGAAGATTTCAGCCATAGCTCCAACCTCTCCGAACATCAGTGCATCCACACTGGAGAGAAACCTTACAAATGTCCCAGGTGTGGGGAAGATTTCAGCCATAGCTCCAACCTCTCCGAACATCAGTGCATCCACACTGGAGAGAAACCTTACAAATGTCCCAGGTGTGGGGAAGATTTCAGCCATAGCTCCAACCTCTCCGAACATCAGTGCATCCACACTGGAGAGAAACCTTACAAATGTCCCAGGTGTGGGGAAGACTTCAGCCATAGCTCCAACCTCTCCGAACATCAGTGCATCCACACTGGAGAGAAACCTTACAAATGTCCCAGGTGTGGGGAAGATTTCAGCCATAGCTCCAACCTCTCCAAACATCAATGTGTCGACAATAGAGAGAAACCTCACAAATGCCCCACGTGTGGGGAAGGTTTCAGCCATAGCTCCAACCTCTCCAAGCATCAGTGCAGCCACACTGGAGAGAAACCTTATAAGTGTCCCAGGTGTGGGGAAGGTTTCAGCTGTAGCTCCAACCTTTCCAAACATCAGTGTGTCCTCAATGGAGAGAAACCTCATAAATGCCCCAGGTGTGGGGAACACTTCAGCCATAGCTCCAACCTCTCCGAACATCAGTGCGTCCACACTGGAGAGAAACCTTACAAATGTCCCAGGTGTGGGGAACACTTCAGCCATAACTCCAACCTCTCCGAACATCAGTGCATCCACACTGGAGAGAAACCTTACAAATGTCCCAGGTGTGGGGAAGATTTCAGCCATAGCTCCAACCTCTCCGAACATCAGTGCATCCACACTGGAGAGAAACCTTACAAATGTCCCAGGTGTGGGGAAGATTTCAGCCATAGCTCCAACCTCTCCGAACATCAGTGCATCCACACTGGAGAGAAACCTTACAAATGTCCCAGGTGTGGGGAAGATTTCAGCCATAGCTCCAACCTCTCCAAACATCAATGTGTCGACAATAGAGAGAAACCTCACAAATGCCCCACGTGTGGGGAAGGTTTCAGCCATAGCTCCAACCTCTCCAAGCATCAGTGCAGCCACACTGGAGAGAAACCTTATAAGTGTCCCAGGTGTGGGGAAGGTTTCAGCTGTAGCTCCAACCTTTCCAAACATCAGTGTGTCCTCAATGGAGAGAAACCTCATAAGTGCCCCAGGTGTGGGGAACACTTCAGCCATAGCTCCAACCTCTCCGAACATCAGTGCGTCCACACTGGAGAGAAACCTTACAAATGTCCCAG GTGTGGGGAAGGTTTCAGCTGTAGCTCCAACCTCACCAAACATCAGTGTGTCCACAATGGAGAGAAACCTCACAAATGTCCCACGTGTGGGGAAGGTTTCAGTCAGACCTCCAACCTCTCCAAGCATCAGTGCATCCACACTGCAGAGAAACCTTATATATGTCCCAGGTGTGGGGAAGGTTTCAGCTGTAATTCCAACCTTTCCAAACATCAGTGTGTCCTTAATGGAGAGAAACCTCATTAG